The genomic DNA GTCGATCGCCGCGCGCAGCACGCCGACCACGTCGCCGACATAGCGCGGGCTGCGCTGGCGCCCTTCGATCTTGATCGCGGCAATGCCCATGTCGATCAGCGCCGGCAGCAGCGACAGCGCATTCAGGCTGGTGGGCTCCTCCAGCACGTAGCCGCGCTCGCCCTCGACCTCGAAACGGCCCTTGCACAGCGTCGGATAGCCGGCCGGCTCGCCGGGCGCATAGCTGTCGATCAGGATGCCCGACAGCCGCGCCTGCATGGTGCCGTCGTGCTCGGTCCAGCGCACCGCATGCGCGGGCGAGCACACCCCCTTGTTGTTGGGCGAATCGCCGGTGGCATAGGACGACAGCAGGCAACGGCCCTCGGCCATCACGCACAGGCTGCCGAAGCCGAACACCTCCAGCTCGACGCTGGTCTGGCGCGCCAGCTTGCCGATCTGCGCCAGCGACAGCACGCGCGGCAGCACCACGCGGCGGATGTTGAAGCGCTCGCGCATCAGCTCGATGGCGTCGGCATGCGTGGCCGAGCCTTGCACCGACAGGTGCAGGCGCAGGCCGGGATGGCGCGCGCAGGCATAGCCCATCAGGCCCGCGTCGGCCATGATCACGGCATCGGCGCCAAGGTCCGCGGCCGCATCGACGGCGCGGTGCCATTGCGCCACCGCGCCCATCTGCGCAAAGGTGTTGATGGCGAACAGCACCTCGGCACCGCGCGCATGGGCTTCGGCCACGCCGGTGCGGATGTCGGCCTCGGTGAAATTCAGGCCGCCGAAGTTGCGCGCGTTGGTGGCATCGCGCAGGCCCAGGTAGACCGCGTCGGCGCCGTGCTGCAAGGCCATGCGCAGCGCCGCCAGCGAGCCGGCGGGCGCAACCAGCTGCGGGCGGCGCGGCGCGCACGCGGCGGCCGACGGGGAGTCGGGTCGGGCGGGGGTGGAACTGGTCATCGGTTGATGGCGCCGGCGGCGGCGCGGGGGAAGGAAGACAGCGGCCGATGCTAGCCAAGCGCCCGCGCCCGGGGCTTGACCGTGCGCAAACCCACGCCAACAGCACCCCCGCCGCGACGGGCTATGCCGGTCGGCGTAGGCCGATGGCAGGCCACCCCGCCAGGCTTGACCTGCGGCAAACGCGGGCCCGCGGCGCTGTGCCACGCTTGCGCGTCATCCCTGCGCCGGCGCCATGCGGCCCGGCCCCCATCCTCTTCCGGAGACCCGTTTATGAATCACCCCTGGCTCAAGCTGGCCGGCCGCCGCCTGCTGCCGATCGTGCAGGGCGGCATGGGCATCGGCATCTCGGCCCACCGGCTGGCCGGCGCCGTCGCGCGCGAAAACGGCGTCGGCACCATCGCCAGCATCGACCTGCGCCACCACCACCCCGACCTGATGGCGCGCACCCGCGGCAGCCGCGACAAGCCCGCCATCGAGGCCGCCAACCTCGAGGCGCTGGACCGCGAGATCCGCGCCGCGCGCACCGCCTCCGAGGGCCGCGGCCTGATTGCCGTCAACGTGATGAAGGCGGTCGGCTCGCACGCGGCCCTGGTGCGGCAAGCCTGTGAAAGCGGCGCCGATGCCATCGTCATGGGCGCCGGCCTGCCGCTGGACCTGCCGGAACTGACCGCCGGCCATCCCAAGGTGGCGTTGATCCCGATCCTGTCCGAGGCGCGCGGCATCGGCCTGGTGCTGCGCCGCTGGATGAAGAAGGGCCGGCTGCCCGACGCCATCGTGGTCGAACACCCGGCGCACGCCGGCGGCCACCTCGGTGCCGCAACCATCCAGGACCTGTCCGAGCCGCGCTTCTCGTTCTCGCGCGTGCTGGGCGAATGCCGCGAACTGTTTGCGCAGCTGGGCCTGGCCTGGGACAGCATCCCGCTGATCGTGGCGGGCGGCATCGACAGCCACGCCAAGGTGCGCCACTGGCTGGGCGAAGGCGCCGCCGCGGTGCAGCTGGGCACGGCCTTCGCCGTGACCGAGGAATGCGATGCGCATCCGGCCTTCAAGCAAGTGCTGGCCACGGCGCGGCCCGAAACCCTGCGCGAGTTCACCAGCGTGGCCGGCCTGCCCGCGCGCGCGGTGCTGACGCCATGGCTGCAGCGCTACCTGTCGAGCGAAGCGCGCCTGCAGCGCCGCGCCCGCGTGCGCGAGTGCCTGGAAGGCTTCGATTGCCTGCAGGCATGCGGGCTGCGCGACGGCATCGCGCGCATCGGCCAGTTCTGCATCGACCTGAAGCTGGCGCAGGCGGTGCGCGGCGATGTCGAACGCGGCCTGTTCTTCCGCGGCCGCGGCGCGCTGCCGTTCCGCGAGGCCATTCGGCCGGTGGCCGAGCTGATGCACTATCTGCTGACGGGGGAGAAGCCGGCGGGTCTGGCGCCGGCGCAGACGCCGGACGAGGCGGCAAGCGCCGCAGTTGTCTGAGCCCTGCGCGCATGCCAGCCATGCGCGCCGTCGCCAACAACGCCCGAACCAGGCTCCCCTCGCCCGC from Cupriavidus taiwanensis includes the following:
- a CDS encoding NAD(P)H-dependent flavin oxidoreductase; the protein is MNHPWLKLAGRRLLPIVQGGMGIGISAHRLAGAVARENGVGTIASIDLRHHHPDLMARTRGSRDKPAIEAANLEALDREIRAARTASEGRGLIAVNVMKAVGSHAALVRQACESGADAIVMGAGLPLDLPELTAGHPKVALIPILSEARGIGLVLRRWMKKGRLPDAIVVEHPAHAGGHLGAATIQDLSEPRFSFSRVLGECRELFAQLGLAWDSIPLIVAGGIDSHAKVRHWLGEGAAAVQLGTAFAVTEECDAHPAFKQVLATARPETLREFTSVAGLPARAVLTPWLQRYLSSEARLQRRARVRECLEGFDCLQACGLRDGIARIGQFCIDLKLAQAVRGDVERGLFFRGRGALPFREAIRPVAELMHYLLTGEKPAGLAPAQTPDEAASAAVV
- the ubiU gene encoding ubiquinone anaerobic biosynthesis protein UbiU, translated to MTSSTPARPDSPSAAACAPRRPQLVAPAGSLAALRMALQHGADAVYLGLRDATNARNFGGLNFTEADIRTGVAEAHARGAEVLFAINTFAQMGAVAQWHRAVDAAADLGADAVIMADAGLMGYACARHPGLRLHLSVQGSATHADAIELMRERFNIRRVVLPRVLSLAQIGKLARQTSVELEVFGFGSLCVMAEGRCLLSSYATGDSPNNKGVCSPAHAVRWTEHDGTMQARLSGILIDSYAPGEPAGYPTLCKGRFEVEGERGYVLEEPTSLNALSLLPALIDMGIAAIKIEGRQRSPRYVGDVVGVLRAAIDAACADPARFVPRQEWQGTLGRHAEGDQVTQGAYDRPWR